A part of Misgurnus anguillicaudatus chromosome 6, ASM2758022v2, whole genome shotgun sequence genomic DNA contains:
- the LOC129433592 gene encoding tubulin alpha-4A chain isoform X2, translating to MRECISVHIGQAGVQIGNSCWELYCLEHGIEPDGTITNVGSTLADSSFGTFFSETGAGKYVPRAVFIDLEPTVVGEIRNGPYRQLYHPEQLITGKEDAANNYARGHYTIGKEIIDPVLDRMRKMADQCTGLQGFLIFHSFGGGTGSGFTSLLMERLSVDYGKKSKLEFSVYPAPQVSTAVVEPYNSILTTHTTLEHSDCSFMVDNEAIFDICKRNLDIDRPSYTNLNRLIAQIVSSITASLRFDGALNVDLTEFQTNLVPYPRIHFPLVTYAPIISAEKAYHEQLSVPEITNACFEPANQMVKCDPRRGKYMACCLLYRGDVVPKDVNGAIANIKTRRSIQFVDWCPTGFKVGINYQPPTVVPGGDLAKVQRAVCMLSNTTAIAEAWSRLDHKFDLMYAKRAFVHWYVGEGMEEGEFSEAREDMAALEKDYEEVGADSAEDDCEEEEY from the exons ATG AGGGAGTGTATCTCTGTTCACATTGGGCAAGCTGGTGTCCAGATTGGTAACTCCTGTTGGGAGTTGTACTGCTTGGAACACGGAATTGAGCCAGATGGAACCATCACTAATGTCGGCAGCACGCTGGCCGATTCTTCTTTTGGCACTTTCTTTAGTGAAACTGGTGCTGGGAAGTACGTTCCTCGAGCTGTGTTCATTGATCTTGAGCCCACAGTTGTTG GTGAGATCCGTAATGGACCTTATCGACAACTGTATCACCCTGAGCAGCTCATCACTGGCAAGGAAGATGCCGCTAACAATTATGCCCGTGGACATTATACCATCGGCAAAGAGATCATAGACCCTGTGCTTGACCGCATGCGAAAAATG GCGGACCAATGCACAGGTCTGCAGGGCTTTTTGATCTTCCACAGTTTTGGTGGAGGAACAGGCTCTGGCTTTACATCTCTGCTAATGGAGCGGCTCTCCGTCGATTACGGTAAAAAGTCCAAGTTGGAGTTCTCCGTATATCCTGCCCCGCAGGTCAGCACTGCTGTGGTGGAGCCATACAATTCCATCCTCACAACACACACGACCCTCGAGCACTCTGACTGCTCCTTCATGGTTGATAATGAAGCCATCTTTGACATTTGCAAGCGAAACCTCGATATCGACCGTCCCTCCTACACCAACTTGAATCGGCTCATAGCACAGATTGTGTCCTCAATTACAGCATCCTTGCGGTTTGATGGAGCTCTAAATGTGGACCTCACGGAGTTCCAAACCAACCTGGTCCCGTATCCTCGTATCCATTTCCCACTGGTCACCTACGCTCCCATTATCTCTGCTGAAAAGGCTTACCACGAGCAGCTGTCCGTGCCAGAGATCACCAATGCATGCTTTGAGCCAGCGAATCAGATGGTGAAGTGCGACCCACGGCGGGGTAAATACATGGCCTGCTGTTTGCTGTACCGTGGTGATGTAGTGCCTAAAGATGTTAACGGGGCAATTGCCAACATCAAGACGCGTCGCAGCATCCAGTTTGTAGACTGgtgtcccacagggtttaaggtAGGCATCAATTACCAGCCACCCACTGTTGTCCCTGGAGGAGACCTGGCCAAGGTGCAGAGAGCCGTCTGTATGCTGAGCAACACCACGGCCATTGCTGAAGCGTGGAGCCGCCTGGACCATAAGTTTGACCTGATGTATGCCAAGAGGGCTTTTGTGCACTGGTATGTGGGTGAAGGGATGGAGGAAGGAGAGTTCTCTGAGGCGCGGGAGGACATGGCTGCACTGGAGAAAGATTATGAGGAGGTGGGTGCTGATTCTGCAGAAGATGATTGCGAGGAAGAGGAGTATTAA
- the LOC129434116 gene encoding tubulin alpha-4A chain, whose protein sequence is MRECISVHIGQAGVQIGNSCWELYCLEHGIEPDGTITNVGSTLADSSFGTFFSETGAGKYVPRAVFIDLEPTVVDEIRNGPYRQLYHPEQLITGKEDAANNYARGHYTIGKEIIDPMMDRMRKMADQCTGLQGFLIFHSFGGGTGSGFTSLLMERLSVDYGKKSKLEFSVYPAPQVSTAVVEPYNSILTTHTTLEHSDCCFMVDNEAIFDICKRNLDIDRPSYTSLNRLVAQIVSSITASLRFDGALNVDLTEFQTNLVPYPRIHFPLVTYAPIISAEKAYHEQLSVPEITNACFEPANQMVKCDPRRGKYMACCLLYRGDVVPKDVNGAIANIKTRRSIQFVDWCPTGFKVGINYQPPTVVPGGDLAKVQRAVCMLSNTTAIAEAWSRLDHKFDLMYAKRAFVHWYVGEGMEEGEFSEAREDMAALEKDYEEVGADSAEDDCEDEDEY, encoded by the exons ATG AGGGAGTGTATTTCTGTTCACATTGGGCAAGCTGGTGTCCAGATTGGTAACTCCTGTTGGGAATTGTACTGCTTGGAACACGGAATTGAGCCGGATGGAACCATCACTAATGTTGGCAGCACGCTGGCCGATTCTTCTTTTGGCACTTTCTTTAGTGAAACTGGTGCTGGGAAGTACGTTCCTCGAGCTGTGTTCATTGATCTTGAGCCCACAGTTGTTG ATGAGATCCGTAATGGACCTTATCGACAACTGTACCACCCTGAGCAGCTTATCACTGGCAAGGAGGATGCCGCTAACAATTATGCCCGTGGACATTATACCATCGGCAAAGAGATCATAGACCCTATGATGGACCGCATGCGAAAAATG GCTGACCAGTGCACGGGCTTGCAGGGCTTTTTGATCTTCCACAGTTTTGGTGGAGGAACGGGCTCTGGCTTCACATCTCTGCTAATGGAGCGTCTCTCTGTGGATTATGGTAAAAAGTCCAAGTTGGAGTTCTCCGTATATCCCGCCCCGCAGGTCAGCACTGCTGTGGTGGAGCCCTACAATTCCATcctcacaacacacacaaccctCGAGCACTCCGACTGCTGCTTCATGGTCGATAATGAAGCCATCTTTGACATCTGCAAGCGAAACCTCGATATCGACCGTCCCTCCTACACCAGCTTGAATCGGCTTGTAGCGCAGATTGTGTCCTCCATTACAGCTTCCTTGCGGTTTGATGGGGCTCTGAACGTGGACCTCACGGAGTTCCAGACCAACCTGGTCCCGTATCCTCGTATCCATTTCCCACTGGTCACCTACGCTCCCATTATCTCTGCTGAAAAGGCGTACCACGAGCAGCTCTCCGTGCCAGAGATCACCAATGCATGCTTTGAGCCAGCGAATCAGATGGTGAAGTGTGACCCACGACGGGGTAAATACATGGCCTGCTGCTTGCTGTACCGTGGTGATGTAGTGCCTAAAGATGTTAACGGGGCAATTGCCAACATCAAGACCCGCCGCAGCATCCAGTTTGTAGATTGgtgtcccacagggtttaaagTAGGCATCAATTACCAGCCACCCACTGTTGTCCCTGGAGGAGACCTGGCTAAGGTGCAGAGAGCCGTCTGTATGCTGAGCAACACCACGGCCATCGCTGAAGCATGGAGCCGCCTGGACCATAAGTTTGACCTGATGTATGCCAAGAGGGCTTTTGTGCACTGGTATGTGGGTGAAGGGATGGAGGAAGGAGAGTTCTCTGAGGCGCGGGAGGACATGGCTGCACTGGAGAAAGATTATGAGGAGGTGGGTGCTGATTCTGCCGAAGATGATTGCGAGGATGAGGACGAATATTAA